From bacterium, one genomic window encodes:
- the rplL gene encoding 50S ribosomal protein L7/L12 → MADLNEIVDTLSGLTVMEAAELAKLLEEKWGVSAAAPVAVAAAAGPAAAGGEAAEAKDDFDVILTSFGDKKIQVIKEIRGITGLGLKEAKELVEGVPKPIKEGVPKDEADEIQKKIEEAGGQVDVK, encoded by the coding sequence ATGGCGGATCTCAACGAAATCGTGGACACCCTGTCCGGCCTGACGGTCATGGAAGCGGCCGAGCTCGCGAAGCTTCTCGAAGAGAAGTGGGGCGTGTCGGCGGCGGCGCCGGTCGCGGTTGCGGCAGCGGCGGGTCCCGCGGCGGCCGGCGGCGAGGCGGCCGAGGCCAAGGACGACTTCGACGTCATCCTCACCTCGTTCGGCGACAAGAAGATCCAGGTGATCAAGGAAATCCGTGGCATCACGGGCCTCGGGCTCAAGGAAGCCAAGGAGCTCGTCGAGGGCGTGCCGAAGCCGATCAAGGAAGGCGTCCCGAAGGACGAGGCCGACGAGATCCAGAAGAAGATCGAAGAGGCCGGCGGCCAGGTCGACGTCAAGTAG
- the rplJ gene encoding 50S ribosomal protein L10 produces MTRQQKEEQVAELKDKFERATSVFVADYKGLGVAQMETLRGDLRKAEASDSEFRVAKNSVLRLASNGGPAESLQEHFSGTTSIAISFGDPVALAKTLVDYAKDNEDFEIRSAVVDGEVLDDAGIKHLSTLPSLDELRGKIVGLLQAPAGKLARLLNEPGGQLARVVSAKGAEEGGE; encoded by the coding sequence TTGACCAGACAGCAGAAAGAAGAGCAGGTCGCAGAGCTCAAGGACAAGTTCGAACGGGCCACGAGCGTGTTCGTCGCGGACTACAAGGGGCTCGGCGTCGCGCAGATGGAGACCCTTCGTGGGGATCTCCGGAAGGCGGAGGCGAGCGACAGCGAGTTTCGCGTGGCGAAGAACTCGGTCCTCCGGCTCGCGTCGAACGGTGGCCCGGCGGAGAGTCTCCAGGAGCACTTCTCCGGGACGACGTCCATCGCGATCTCGTTCGGTGACCCCGTGGCGCTCGCGAAGACCCTCGTGGACTACGCGAAGGACAACGAGGACTTCGAGATTCGCAGCGCCGTCGTCGACGGCGAGGTGCTCGACGACGCGGGAATCAAGCATCTCTCGACGCTCCCGTCCCTCGACGAGCTGCGCGGCAAGATCGTGGGCCTGCTCCAGGCTCCGGCCGGGAAGCTCGCACGACTCCTCAACGAGCCGGGCGGACAGCTCGCTCGGGTCGTGTCGGCCAAGGGCGCGGAAGAAGGCGGCGAGTAG
- the rplA gene encoding 50S ribosomal protein L1: protein MPKASKRYREAEAARERDKLYALKDALEHVKSAPKAKFDETVDIAINLGVDPKHADQMVRGAIVLPNGVGRSTRVLVFAKGDKEAEAREAGADHVGGDDLAKKIQDEGWFEFDRVIATPDMMGVVGRLGRVLGPRGLMPNPKLGTVTPNVGDAVRDQKAGKVEYRVDKAGIVHCGIGKVSFEAEQLWENASALIDVVLKAKPASTKGTYLKKISVSSTMGPGFKVDPASPLKTA from the coding sequence ATGCCGAAGGCAAGCAAGCGCTATCGCGAGGCGGAAGCCGCGCGTGAACGCGACAAGCTCTACGCACTCAAGGATGCGCTCGAGCACGTGAAGTCCGCGCCGAAGGCGAAGTTCGACGAGACCGTCGACATCGCCATCAACCTCGGTGTCGACCCGAAGCACGCGGATCAGATGGTGCGCGGCGCGATCGTGCTCCCGAACGGCGTCGGTCGATCGACCCGCGTCCTCGTGTTCGCGAAGGGTGACAAGGAAGCGGAGGCCCGGGAAGCCGGCGCCGACCACGTCGGCGGCGACGATCTGGCCAAGAAGATCCAGGACGAAGGCTGGTTCGAGTTCGACCGCGTGATCGCGACCCCCGACATGATGGGCGTCGTGGGTCGTCTCGGCCGCGTACTCGGTCCCCGAGGCCTGATGCCGAACCCGAAGCTCGGAACGGTGACCCCGAACGTCGGCGACGCGGTTCGCGATCAGAAGGCGGGCAAGGTGGAGTACCGGGTCGACAAGGCCGGCATCGTCCACTGCGGAATCGGCAAGGTCTCCTTCGAGGCGGAGCAGCTGTGGGAGAACGCGTCGGCGCTGATCGACGTGGTCCTCAAGGCAAAGCCCGCTTCGACCAAGGGGACCTACCTCAAGAAGATCTCCGTCTCGTCGACGATGGGTCCCGGCTTCAAGGTCGATCCCGCGTCGCCGCTGAAGACGGCCTAG
- the rplK gene encoding 50S ribosomal protein L11 — protein sequence MGKKVMAVVKLQCPAGQANPAPPVGPALGQHGVNIMEFCKAFNAKTQDKNGLIIPAEITIYQDRSFTFVLKSPPAAVLLKKAAKIKSGSGEPNRNKVGKVTKAQLLEIVEMKKDDLNAFDPEQAIKIIAGTARSMGLEVEG from the coding sequence GTGGGTAAGAAGGTCATGGCAGTCGTGAAGCTGCAGTGTCCCGCTGGGCAGGCGAATCCCGCGCCGCCCGTCGGTCCGGCACTCGGCCAGCACGGCGTCAACATCATGGAGTTCTGCAAGGCGTTCAACGCCAAGACGCAGGACAAGAACGGACTGATCATCCCGGCGGAGATCACGATCTATCAGGACCGGAGCTTCACCTTCGTCCTGAAGTCGCCCCCGGCAGCGGTGCTGCTGAAGAAGGCGGCGAAGATCAAGAGCGGCTCGGGCGAGCCGAACCGGAACAAGGTCGGCAAGGTCACGAAGGCGCAGCTCCTCGAGATCGTCGAGATGAAGAAGGACGATCTCAACGCGTTCGATCCCGAACAGGCCATCAAGATCATCGCCGGCACGGCGCGGTCGATGGGCCTGGAAGTGGAGGGCTGA